One genomic window of bacterium includes the following:
- a CDS encoding PorV/PorQ family protein has product MFLSFLRKIKRTSIVSVMVFVCLPFAVYSEDYAETGGRFLLQTAGARVLAIGEAYTAVADDIYALYYNPGGLAKVKRGELNAQYRKGLVDTYYGFLGITVPTEHSTLGASFFTFQGGEIEINELDGTSETLKAEEDYVVSLGIGYYLDSVPGKLGFGVAVKVISSKLVEEYEAYALAMDIGGYYDTAVKGLSIGFVFQNIGTKINYLEHADPLHFTSRLGIAYKLDMGMQNHLWTSLDIISEDKVNVGMEFAIKQVVFFRAGYKHGYDLESFTCGVGFSVGMLRIDYALGLMGTLGENHLISITFRDS; this is encoded by the coding sequence ATGTTTTTAAGTTTTTTAAGAAAAATAAAAAGAACTTCAATTGTTTCGGTGATGGTTTTTGTCTGCTTGCCGTTTGCGGTTTATTCAGAGGATTATGCAGAGACAGGCGGCAGGTTTTTGTTGCAGACTGCAGGAGCGAGAGTATTGGCGATTGGTGAGGCGTATACTGCAGTTGCAGATGATATTTATGCACTCTATTATAATCCTGGCGGTTTGGCCAAGGTCAAACGCGGTGAATTGAACGCACAATATCGCAAGGGCTTGGTGGATACCTATTATGGTTTTTTAGGTATCACGGTTCCGACCGAGCATTCAACACTGGGAGCAAGTTTTTTTACTTTTCAGGGCGGCGAGATTGAGATTAATGAGCTGGATGGGACCTCGGAAACCTTGAAAGCGGAGGAAGACTATGTTGTGAGTCTGGGGATAGGATATTATCTGGATAGTGTGCCTGGAAAATTGGGGTTTGGTGTGGCAGTGAAGGTTATTTCTTCAAAGTTGGTTGAAGAATACGAAGCCTATGCACTTGCGATGGACATTGGCGGTTATTATGATACAGCGGTCAAAGGATTGTCGATTGGTTTTGTTTTTCAAAATATTGGGACAAAAATAAATTATCTGGAACATGCTGATCCATTACATTTTACTTCCAGGCTGGGTATTGCTTATAAGCTTGACATGGGCATGCAAAACCATTTATGGACATCTCTGGATATTATAAGTGAGGATAAAGTAAACGTTGGTATGGAATTCGCCATCAAACAAGTTGTTTTTTTTCGTGCAGGATATAAACATGGATATGATCTGGAGTCCTTTACCTGTGGTGTTGGTTTCTCGGTAGGGATGCTTAGGATTGATTATGCATTGGGCTTGATGGGGACGCTGGGAGAAAATCACCTGATTTCAATCACATTCCGTGATAGCTAA